The following is a genomic window from Pseudomonas lurida.
ATGCCGTTTGTAGAAAGGTGGAAACTTTCAGCCAAAAATCAGAGTCAGCCATGAACGGGGGCCAGGCCCCCCTTTCTTTCACAGGAGCAATCATGGCTGCGATCCCAGACTGGGTGCCCATCACCCCCAGCGTCGCCATCACTCGCTTCACGGTGCTGACGGTCAATATCCACAAGGGCTTCACCGCCTTGAATCGACGTTTCATCCTGCCCGAACTGCGTGAGGCGGTGCGCAGCGTGGGTGCCGACATGGTGTTCCTGCAGGAGATCCACGGCACTCACGAGCGCCATCCCCAGCGCTACAACGACTGGCCGAACATGCCGCAATACGAGTTCCTCGCCGACAGCATCTGGCCGCAGTTCGCCTACGGGCGCAATGCGGTCTACCCCCACGGCGACCACGGCAATGCGCTGCTGTCGAAATTCCAGATCGTTAGCTACGACAACCTTGATATCTCCCAGAGCGGGCATGAAAACCGTGGCCTGCTGCATTGCGTGTTGCGCTTGCCGGGCAGCGGCCAGGAGGTGCATGCGATCTGCATTCACCTGGGCCTGCGCGAGGTGCATCGCCAACAGCAACTGCGCCTGATCGAGCAGCGCATCAGCGAGATCCCAGCGGATGCACCGCTGATTGTTGCCGGTGACTTCAACGACTGGCGCCACAAGGCCGACCTGAGCCAGAGCGGCCTGAAGGAAGTATTTGTCCAAACCCTGGGCAAACCCGCGCGCACCTTCCCGGCGCGCCTGCCGTTGCTGCCACTGGACCGGATCTACGTGCGTAATTTGAAGGTGCATAACCCAAGGGTGCTGACGACGCGGCCCTGGTCCCATCTGTCCGACCACGTGCCGCTGTCGGTGGAGATCGAGCTATGAATATTGCTGTTGAACACATCTCCACCGACCAACCGCCAGACGAAGCCAAGGCCCGTGACCTGGACTATGGCTGGCAGAGCGGCAACCAGGTCGAGTTGCTGGAGAACGGCGAGGCCTACTTCCCCAAGGTCTTCGAGGCATTGCGCGCTGCCCGCAGGGAAATCCTGCTGGAGACGTTCATCCTCTTCGAAGACAAAGTGGGCCATGAGCTGCAAGGCATTCTGATCGAAGCGGCGCAGCGTGGCGTGAAGGTGGTGGTGAGCCTGGATGGCTTTGGTTGCGGCGAACTCAGCCCGGCGTTTCTCGGCGAGCTGGCCGAGGCTGGTGTGGCCGTGCAGATGTTCGACCCGGCCTCCAAGACGCTGGGCATTCGCACCAATTGGTTTCGCCGCTTGCACCGCAAGATTGTGGTGGTGGACGCCGAAGTGGCGTTTATCGGCGGGATCAATTTCTCCGCCGACCACCTGGGCGACTACGGCCCCGAAGCCAAGCAGGATTACGCGGTGCAGGTGATTGGGCCGGCAGTGGCGGACTTGCATCATTTTGCCCTGGCACAAAGTGGCCGCCAGGTACGCACGCGACGCGGCTGGCGACGGCGCCAGCAACGGCCGTCGCTGTGGTCTACCGACAAGGGCGATGGCCAGGTGCGCCTGATCTACCGCGACAACGTGCAGCACCGTGACGATATCGAAGAAGCCTACATCCATGCGTTGAGCAAGGCGCAAAAACGCGCGGTCATTGCCAACGCTTACTTCTTCCCCGGCTACCGCCTGCTGCGGGAGATCCGCAACGCTGCGCGACGTGGCGTGCAGGTGCAACTGATCATGCAGGGCCAACCCGACGTGCTGCTGGCCAAGTTGGCGGCGCGCATGCTCTACGACTATCTGCTCAAGGATGGCGTGGTGATTCACGAGTATTGCCAGCGCCCGCTGCACGGTAAGGTGGCACTGGTGGATGACGACTGGAGCACCGTGGGGTCAAGCAACCTGGACCCGTTGAGCCTGGCGTTGAACCTGGAAGCCAACGTGCTGATTCGGGACCGCGCTTTCAATCAACAGTTGTATGAACGCCTGGAGACCCTGGCCAGGAACCATTGCCAGACCATGCCTGAGAACCGCAAGCCGCGCCTGTGGCTGTGGCGTTTGACCGTGGGTTTCCTGGTCTTCCACGTGATGCGCCACTTCCCTGCACTGACGGGTTGGTTGCCGGCACACAAGCCGCGGTTGAAACCTTTTGAGGCCCAGCACCATGACGTCTGAAACCAAAGGCTCGCGGTTCAAGCGCTGGAAGAAACCGCTGACGATCGCCTTCTTCCTGCTGCTGATCGTGCTGTTCACCCTGCTTGCACGGCGCATCGACTGGAGCGAGGTGGTGCAAACCCTGGGCGACTTCAAGGTGCGCACGCTGGTAATCGCCAGCGCGCTGACGCTGTGCAGTTTTCTCGTCTATGCCAGCTTCGACCTGATCGGTCGCACCTACATTCGCCAGAACCTGGTATGGAAGCAGATCCTGCCGGTGGGCATCATCAGTTACGCGTTCAACCTCAACCTGAGCGCGTGGGTCGGCGGTATTGCCATGCGCTACCGTCTGTATTCGCGACTGGGGGTGAGTACCAGCAATATCGCCAAGATCCTCGGCCTTAGCCTGGCCACCAACTGGTTTGGCTACATGGCAATAGCCGGGGTGATCTTCAGCAGTGGGCTGGTCACGATGCCGCCGGGCTGGAAGGTCAGCACCACGGCCCTGCAAGGCATCGGCGCGTTGTTGGTGCTGGCCAGCCTGGGTTATCTGCTGGCCTGCCAGTTTTCGAAAAAGCGTGCATGGACCGTTCGCGGCATGGAAATCAACCTGCCGTCCGTGCGTATGGCGTGTTTGCAGTTGCTGTTGGGCGCGCTGAACTGGTCGCTGATGGCAGCGGTGATCTTCACCTTGTTGCCGGCCAAACTCGACTATCCGTTGGTGCTGGGGGTGTTGCTGATCAGCGCGATTGCCGGGGTGCTCACCCATATTCCGGCCGGGCTGGGTGTGCTGGAGGCGGTGTTCATTGCGCTGTTGCAGCATGAGGCGTCGCGGGGCAGCTTGCTGGCCGGGTTGATTGCGTATCGGGCCATCTACTTTATTGTGCCGCTGCTGATAGCACTGGTGATGTACCTCGGCGTGGAGGCGAAGGCCAAGGCGTTGCGGGTGAAGAAAAGCCCTGCCTGACAACGTGGTGCCGAGTGGATCGCTATCGCGGGCAAGCCCGCTCCCTCAGGGGCACAGTGCGATGGGGAGCTGGCTTGCCGGCGATAGCGGTAGACAGAACACCGCTTATCGAGACTGGATGATGCTCAACCGCTCACCCACCACCATTTCGGTGATCCAGTCCACCAGGATCGAGGTGTAGGCCTGCTGGGACACCGGGTCGCTGAGGGAATGGTCAGCACCATCGATGATGCGGTGGGTCAGGGAATGCGTCTGCTGGCACGCCGCGCGGTAACTCATGATCGTGGCATGGGGCACGTGATCGTCGGTTTCCGATTCGACGATCAGCACATCCCCGGTAAACGCCGAACACGCGTGCAAGGCGCGATTGGTTTCGGCATGCACCAGCGTGCTGCGGTAATCCATCAAATCGGCCTTATCCAGATCACGCTTGGGCTTGAGCCATTCCTGGTCGCGGTAAAGCGCCGGAACGCGCAGCGCCAGCCAGCGCACCGGGCGCAGTGACGTGAGGATGGCGGCCAGGTAGCCGCCATAGCTGGTGCCCACCACCGCAACCGCCGAGGTGTCGATGGCCGGGTGGGCCAGCAGCCGGTCATAGGCCGCCAGCAGGTCGCGCAGGTTGTCCTCACGGGTGACGCGGGACAACGGAATGCCAGTACCGGCGTGGCCGCGCAGGTCGAAGGTGAGGCACACGCACCCAAGGCCAGCGATGCCTTTGGCGCGCTCAAGGTCACGTTCCTGGCTACCGCCCCAACCGTGCACAAACAGCACGCCCGGTACTTTGGACTTGGGGCTCAGGAAGGTGCCGCTCATCTGTTCGTCGTCGATATCGATCGCAATGCTTTCGCTTCTAGCCGTCATAAGATTTAACCGTCACGTACTTGAGAAGAAACTCGCTGTTTTCCGCCGGGCCGCGATACACCTCGATGGCATCGGCCGGCAGGGGTTGGTCCACGTAGGTTTCTACCGAGGACACACGGATCGCCCGCAGGCCGGGGTTATTGATAAAACTCTGCAACGCCGCGACTTCCGCGCTGCTGGCCCCGCCCATGCGCCAGGATTGTTCGAGCACGCCACTGCGCCGCTGGCCGTCGCTGTCCAGGCCTTGGGCAATGTCATAGTTGCGCCGCGAGGCATAAAACCCGGGATAAGCCTCATTGGCGGCATCGTCGAAGACCTGGGCCTGCTCGATGGCTTCACGCACATCGTCGGGCAGTTCGAGCTGCAACAGGTCTTGGTAGCCCCCCGGCACCACCAGCAGGTTGGAGCCGCCATAGACGTCCTCGCCCTGCCCGTCCTTCGTCAAGTATTGCTCGCCGCAATAACTGAACACGTGCTCGCCAATAAAGCTCTGGCCGACGCTGTGGGTGACCACGTCATGCAGGTCTTGCTCCAGCACCACCCCCTCGTTGAACAGCTTCGCCGCGTCAGGTCGCGCCAGCACGGCGTCGAATTCATCGAGACTGTGGATAACTTCCTGCCCACGACCCGCGCAGGCATGCACGGGTTTCAGCCGAATTGGCCCGCTGTACAGCAAGCGCGTGGCGGCGGGTCGGGCGTCCTCCAAGGCGAAGACGCTCAGGCCATCCAGCACGACTTTTCGCACACGCTCGCTGAACAAGGTTGACCAACCTTGCGGCGCTTTAGCCTCGGGGCCGAGCACGCCATGACTGATGGCTTTGGTGCAGATGAAATCGTGGTCGACGTAGCCGCCCCAAAGATCCTGCGGGCCCTTGATGTTGAGCGCCCGCGCCTGGGCCGGGCCGACCAGGGTTTGCGTGGGCAACAGGTACAGTGTGCGCCCCGCATGTAAATCGGGGTCGTAGCTGCCGCCGAATTTGAGCCCGAGAATCTGCGCCAGCCAGCGCGCCAGGGCGCGGTTGGTTTCGACCTCATGCAGCGGCGCGCCCTCGCGTGTGGAGTGAGCGACTACCAGCTTCTTGCGTTGAGTCGGGGTCATGCGTCCCCCTTGGCCATCCCGCGATGTGTGTGCGAGAGAGGTTGCAGGGATCAGGCCAAGGCTCTTTCAGGCAAGATAGTTTTCAAATCAAGCAGTTGCCGAAAAACCAATGGCAGTTGGCCTGCCTCATTCTGCACGACAGCGTACTCGCGCTGCGGCGTTCTGCACGATTCAGACGCCGAAGCGGCTGCGGTAATCGCTGGGTGCGAGGCCAGTGATCTTCTTGAAGGTGGCACGGAAGGCGCTGGGGTCCTGGTAGCCCACGGTCCAGGCGATATGGTCGATGGTGCCATTGGTGAACTCCAGCATCTGCCGCGCCTTGCCCACGCGCAGGTGCTGGCAGTATTCGGTGGGTTTCAAGCCAGTGGCGTTACGAAAGCGCCGCAGGAACGTACGCTCTTCCAGGCCCGCCTCCAGGGCCATCGCCGCCACGCAAACATCCACCGCGCCGCTGGCCTGCAGCCAGTGCTGAACCTTGAGGATGGCCGCGTCACCGTGGCCGAGAATGGGCGCGAAGTTGCTGCCGCACTGGCTGGCGCTGTCACTGTGCTCGATCACCAGGAAACGCGCGGTATCGGCCGCAATGCTTGGGCCCATCAGGCGGTCGACCAGGCGCAGGCCGAGTTCGGACCAGGCCATCAAGCCGGCGGTGGTAATCAAGTCGCCGTCATCGACAATCGGTTTATCCGCCTCCAGGCGCACGGCCGGGTAACGGGCTGCAAACGCGTTGGCCGACGACCAGTGGGTGGTGGCAGTGCGCCCATCAAGCAACCCGCTGCGCGCCAGCATGATCGAGCCAATACACACGCCCCCCAGCACCGTGCCCGCAGCATGTTGCTGGCGAAGCCATTCCAGTAGCGCAGGGGGCGCCTGGTCTTCGGTAAACTCACCAATCGACGGCGGCACCAGTACAGCCATCATCGATTGATCGGGGCCAGGGTGGCTGCTGAATACACGTTCTGGTTTGCCGCTGGCATCCACCTGCCAATGGCTGACCCGCAGCAGCGGCAACTGCGCGGATTGATGCTCGGCGGCGATACGGTTGGCGACGCCGAACAGGTCGGTCAAGCCGTGCACGGCTGCCAGTTGCGCACCTTGGTAGATCAACACGCCCAGCTCAACAACGACCATTGTCAGTTTTCCCCCTGTTATTGTCGGTGCAGCCAATCCCAGGTGCGGGCGCCAGCTAAGATACTGGACCCATCAACCCATCACGAGGCAACACACATGGCCAAGCAAGCGCTCATCCTAATC
Proteins encoded in this region:
- a CDS encoding endonuclease/exonuclease/phosphatase family protein; protein product: MAAIPDWVPITPSVAITRFTVLTVNIHKGFTALNRRFILPELREAVRSVGADMVFLQEIHGTHERHPQRYNDWPNMPQYEFLADSIWPQFAYGRNAVYPHGDHGNALLSKFQIVSYDNLDISQSGHENRGLLHCVLRLPGSGQEVHAICIHLGLREVHRQQQLRLIEQRISEIPADAPLIVAGDFNDWRHKADLSQSGLKEVFVQTLGKPARTFPARLPLLPLDRIYVRNLKVHNPRVLTTRPWSHLSDHVPLSVEIEL
- the clsB gene encoding cardiolipin synthase ClsB, which produces MNIAVEHISTDQPPDEAKARDLDYGWQSGNQVELLENGEAYFPKVFEALRAARREILLETFILFEDKVGHELQGILIEAAQRGVKVVVSLDGFGCGELSPAFLGELAEAGVAVQMFDPASKTLGIRTNWFRRLHRKIVVVDAEVAFIGGINFSADHLGDYGPEAKQDYAVQVIGPAVADLHHFALAQSGRQVRTRRGWRRRQQRPSLWSTDKGDGQVRLIYRDNVQHRDDIEEAYIHALSKAQKRAVIANAYFFPGYRLLREIRNAARRGVQVQLIMQGQPDVLLAKLAARMLYDYLLKDGVVIHEYCQRPLHGKVALVDDDWSTVGSSNLDPLSLALNLEANVLIRDRAFNQQLYERLETLARNHCQTMPENRKPRLWLWRLTVGFLVFHVMRHFPALTGWLPAHKPRLKPFEAQHHDV
- a CDS encoding lysylphosphatidylglycerol synthase domain-containing protein, translating into MTSETKGSRFKRWKKPLTIAFFLLLIVLFTLLARRIDWSEVVQTLGDFKVRTLVIASALTLCSFLVYASFDLIGRTYIRQNLVWKQILPVGIISYAFNLNLSAWVGGIAMRYRLYSRLGVSTSNIAKILGLSLATNWFGYMAIAGVIFSSGLVTMPPGWKVSTTALQGIGALLVLASLGYLLACQFSKKRAWTVRGMEINLPSVRMACLQLLLGALNWSLMAAVIFTLLPAKLDYPLVLGVLLISAIAGVLTHIPAGLGVLEAVFIALLQHEASRGSLLAGLIAYRAIYFIVPLLIALVMYLGVEAKAKALRVKKSPA
- a CDS encoding alpha/beta hydrolase family protein yields the protein MTARSESIAIDIDDEQMSGTFLSPKSKVPGVLFVHGWGGSQERDLERAKGIAGLGCVCLTFDLRGHAGTGIPLSRVTREDNLRDLLAAYDRLLAHPAIDTSAVAVVGTSYGGYLAAILTSLRPVRWLALRVPALYRDQEWLKPKRDLDKADLMDYRSTLVHAETNRALHACSAFTGDVLIVESETDDHVPHATIMSYRAACQQTHSLTHRIIDGADHSLSDPVSQQAYTSILVDWITEMVVGERLSIIQSR
- a CDS encoding DUF3182 family protein → MTPTQRKKLVVAHSTREGAPLHEVETNRALARWLAQILGLKFGGSYDPDLHAGRTLYLLPTQTLVGPAQARALNIKGPQDLWGGYVDHDFICTKAISHGVLGPEAKAPQGWSTLFSERVRKVVLDGLSVFALEDARPAATRLLYSGPIRLKPVHACAGRGQEVIHSLDEFDAVLARPDAAKLFNEGVVLEQDLHDVVTHSVGQSFIGEHVFSYCGEQYLTKDGQGEDVYGGSNLLVVPGGYQDLLQLELPDDVREAIEQAQVFDDAANEAYPGFYASRRNYDIAQGLDSDGQRRSGVLEQSWRMGGASSAEVAALQSFINNPGLRAIRVSSVETYVDQPLPADAIEVYRGPAENSEFLLKYVTVKSYDG
- a CDS encoding GlxA family transcriptional regulator, with protein sequence MVVVELGVLIYQGAQLAAVHGLTDLFGVANRIAAEHQSAQLPLLRVSHWQVDASGKPERVFSSHPGPDQSMMAVLVPPSIGEFTEDQAPPALLEWLRQQHAAGTVLGGVCIGSIMLARSGLLDGRTATTHWSSANAFAARYPAVRLEADKPIVDDGDLITTAGLMAWSELGLRLVDRLMGPSIAADTARFLVIEHSDSASQCGSNFAPILGHGDAAILKVQHWLQASGAVDVCVAAMALEAGLEERTFLRRFRNATGLKPTEYCQHLRVGKARQMLEFTNGTIDHIAWTVGYQDPSAFRATFKKITGLAPSDYRSRFGV